From the genome of Proteus vulgaris, one region includes:
- a CDS encoding MFS transporter yields the protein MLSFFKTRKDLPLIEASSEKIRAIYKKHQWQVFFGLVLGYAMFYVVRMALSVVKKPMLDAGIVTTAELGLMGSAFFFTYAFGKFSNGFLSDYANIGRFMSISLIASSFICIFMGMSTASLFFILLWGINGWFQSVGSAPSCVSIFQWFSPKQRGTVYSIWGGSRNIGEAITWILTATIVSFFGWRAGFIGAGIAGIAAGIILLMILKDRPRTYGLPDPATAYGEESEAIKSSDPKETRRAQLFVLKQPTVWIIAAACAAMYISRYAISSWAVLYLQGSKGYSLIDAGFAMSTYPIAGFFGAILAGMASDKLFNANRHIPTLIYGIANIAGFALMFWGPQSRVMDAVALSMVGFAMGGLVVFLAGLTACDLMPKNAVGAVKGFIGLFAYIAASAQELISASLIKVTQVGDITNYDFTTVQYFWIGSAIVSMILATLVWNAKKVTI from the coding sequence ATGCTAAGTTTCTTTAAAACCAGAAAGGATCTACCGCTAATAGAAGCGTCAAGTGAAAAGATCCGCGCAATATATAAAAAGCACCAATGGCAGGTCTTCTTTGGTCTTGTTCTTGGTTATGCCATGTTCTATGTGGTTCGTATGGCACTCAGTGTGGTGAAAAAACCTATGCTGGATGCAGGTATCGTAACCACCGCTGAACTCGGTTTAATGGGTTCTGCGTTCTTCTTTACCTACGCATTTGGTAAGTTCTCTAACGGCTTCTTGTCGGATTATGCCAATATTGGACGCTTTATGTCCATCTCGTTAATTGCCTCATCCTTCATTTGTATTTTTATGGGGATGTCAACCGCGAGCCTGTTCTTTATCCTGTTATGGGGTATTAACGGTTGGTTCCAATCTGTTGGTTCAGCGCCTTCTTGTGTCTCTATCTTCCAGTGGTTCTCACCAAAGCAACGCGGTACGGTTTATTCCATCTGGGGTGGCTCGCGTAATATTGGTGAAGCAATTACCTGGATCTTGACTGCAACCATAGTGAGCTTCTTCGGCTGGCGTGCAGGTTTTATCGGTGCAGGTATCGCAGGTATTGCTGCGGGTATCATCTTACTGATGATTTTAAAAGACCGTCCTCGTACTTATGGCTTACCTGATCCAGCAACTGCGTATGGCGAAGAATCAGAAGCGATTAAATCAAGTGATCCTAAAGAAACTCGTCGCGCTCAGTTATTCGTATTAAAACAACCAACAGTGTGGATCATCGCAGCGGCTTGTGCGGCTATGTATATCTCTCGCTACGCAATCAGTTCATGGGCAGTCCTTTACCTACAAGGTTCAAAAGGTTACTCACTGATTGATGCAGGTTTCGCCATGTCTACTTACCCAATCGCGGGTTTCTTCGGCGCAATCTTAGCGGGTATGGCTTCTGACAAACTGTTTAATGCTAACCGTCATATTCCAACACTAATTTACGGTATCGCCAACATCGCAGGTTTTGCGCTGATGTTCTGGGGTCCACAAAGCCGTGTTATGGATGCTGTTGCACTAAGTATGGTTGGTTTTGCAATGGGCGGTCTGGTTGTGTTCCTAGCAGGTTTAACCGCTTGTGACCTGATGCCGAAAAACGCAGTAGGTGCAGTAAAAGGCTTTATCGGACTGTTTGCTTATATTGCAGCATCCGCTCAAGAACTGATTTCGGCATCACTGATTAAAGTGACTCAAGTTGGCGATATCACTAACTACGACTTCACCACAGTGCAGTATTTCTGGATTGGTTCTGCCATCGTTTCCATGATTTTAGCAACGCTAGTCTGGAATGCGAAAAAAGTTACTATTTAA
- the pyk gene encoding pyruvate kinase → MRKTKIVATLGPASCSEQMIEKLILAGANVFRLNFSHGTSEQHQTTAATIRQVAEKHRIFIGILADLQGPKIRIANFKHDSVQLKQGDSFILNADLDSTLGDEQQVGLDYPQLVQEVTPGNILLLDDGNIQLQVSAVNNNKIETVVTVGGKLSNRKGINLLGGGLSAPALTEKDKQDIHTAAAIQADYIAVSFPRNGADIEYARDLVIAAGSHAKIVAKVERAEVVSCEENMDDIIKASDVIMVARGDLAVEIGDASLPGAQKQLIARCRALGCPVITATQMMESMIESPMPTRAEVMDIANAVGDGTDAVMLSAETAAGKYPVEAVSAMARVAEGAERSFAANAENPWQSPSYYSQTGRWIALAAATTAFHDDKHLSVAALTENGKSVTLLSRFMPNNNVYALTDNPALAGQLTVLRGVTPVAYQRHNNSDCDESIMQKLQAEGLLTDMNSLLITRLSTFEKTGESDCCHLVPVKQVEAATA, encoded by the coding sequence ATGCGTAAGACAAAAATTGTTGCGACTCTTGGCCCAGCTAGCTGCTCAGAACAGATGATTGAAAAGCTGATTTTGGCAGGCGCTAACGTATTTCGTTTAAACTTTTCACATGGCACTAGCGAACAGCATCAAACAACAGCCGCAACTATCCGTCAGGTCGCAGAAAAACATCGTATATTCATCGGGATCTTAGCTGACCTGCAAGGCCCAAAAATTCGTATTGCCAATTTTAAACATGATTCAGTTCAATTAAAACAAGGTGATAGCTTTATTCTAAATGCTGATTTAGACAGCACATTAGGCGACGAGCAACAAGTTGGATTGGATTACCCACAACTTGTTCAGGAAGTCACACCAGGGAATATTCTGTTACTTGATGATGGTAATATTCAATTACAAGTCAGTGCCGTAAATAATAATAAAATAGAGACTGTCGTTACTGTTGGTGGAAAATTATCTAACCGTAAAGGAATTAACTTACTCGGTGGTGGTTTATCTGCACCTGCATTAACAGAGAAAGACAAACAAGACATACACACAGCAGCCGCTATTCAAGCAGATTACATTGCCGTTTCATTCCCTCGTAATGGTGCGGATATTGAATATGCCCGTGATTTAGTAATAGCAGCAGGAAGTCACGCCAAAATCGTTGCTAAAGTTGAGCGCGCAGAAGTGGTTTCTTGTGAAGAAAATATGGATGACATTATTAAAGCATCCGATGTCATTATGGTAGCACGAGGTGATCTCGCCGTTGAAATCGGTGATGCCAGCTTACCAGGCGCACAAAAACAACTAATTGCACGTTGTCGCGCATTAGGTTGCCCTGTCATTACTGCAACTCAAATGATGGAATCGATGATTGAAAGCCCAATGCCAACCCGTGCCGAAGTAATGGATATCGCGAATGCTGTTGGTGATGGCACTGATGCTGTAATGCTTTCCGCTGAAACTGCGGCAGGAAAATACCCAGTCGAGGCGGTTAGTGCAATGGCGCGTGTTGCTGAAGGAGCCGAACGCTCTTTTGCAGCTAATGCTGAAAACCCATGGCAATCACCGTCTTACTATTCACAAACTGGTCGTTGGATTGCTCTGGCTGCTGCGACAACCGCCTTCCATGATGACAAACATTTAAGCGTTGCCGCATTAACAGAAAACGGCAAATCAGTGACCTTATTGTCACGCTTTATGCCAAACAACAACGTATATGCATTAACAGATAATCCAGCACTTGCGGGTCAGCTCACCGTATTACGCGGTGTAACACCAGTTGCTTATCAACGTCATAACAATAGTGATTGTGATGAAAGCATCATGCAAAAACTGCAAGCAGAAGGATTATTAACAGACATGAATTCACTCTTAATCACCCGTTTATCAACCTTTGAAAAAACCGGTGAAAGCGATTGCTGTCATCTTGTTCCTGTAAAACAAGTTGAAGCAGCAACAGCTTGA
- a CDS encoding ROK family transcriptional regulator, translating into MTPNVPNTLRQMNASLVLNVIRHQGPLSRAQIAKISGITKATVSEIINDLLEEKIVYESGVSSPAGQGRKGILVNFDPQHSLGVSIDLGGTKIAYAVFNLDAELLYEYQEPTFDTDDRKHFITQFAQSIENVIEKSGVDRQKINVIGVATPGIIDIKNGVVLEGSPNLPQWDNLPLAQQLTEKLNVPVVLENDIRAALVGEMWKGRCRHTHSCALIGIGTGLGSALLMDGKVIRGANNAAGEIGYMMFARDHLFRNWRNKGCFESFCSGSGLSERMANLRGENLSAIEIIQASQQGDPLAQSLVEEMADYLAIGIMNLVAIANLEKVVLTGGITRSADTFLPRVQANLDRHLFANTKVNIELSELWEKGPLYGIAILALATVYPSIQFMPEIQLR; encoded by the coding sequence GTGACACCGAACGTACCCAATACATTACGGCAAATGAATGCCTCGCTTGTATTAAATGTCATTCGTCATCAAGGTCCTTTGTCACGGGCTCAGATAGCCAAAATTAGCGGGATTACAAAAGCGACGGTGTCTGAAATTATTAACGATCTCCTTGAAGAAAAAATCGTTTATGAAAGTGGTGTCAGTTCGCCAGCAGGACAAGGCAGAAAAGGTATTTTAGTTAACTTCGATCCTCAACACAGTTTAGGTGTCAGCATTGATTTAGGCGGAACCAAAATCGCCTATGCGGTTTTTAACTTAGATGCCGAATTGTTGTATGAATATCAAGAGCCTACCTTTGATACTGACGATCGTAAGCACTTTATTACGCAATTTGCACAAAGTATTGAAAATGTGATCGAAAAAAGCGGCGTAGACCGTCAAAAGATCAATGTTATCGGTGTCGCCACACCAGGGATCATCGATATCAAAAATGGTGTTGTACTAGAGGGCTCTCCTAATTTACCTCAATGGGATAATTTGCCTTTAGCACAACAGCTTACAGAAAAACTCAATGTACCCGTTGTACTCGAAAATGATATTCGTGCAGCACTTGTGGGTGAAATGTGGAAAGGCCGTTGTCGTCATACACATAGTTGTGCGCTGATTGGTATCGGCACAGGATTAGGCTCCGCCTTGCTGATGGATGGAAAAGTTATCCGCGGTGCAAACAATGCAGCTGGTGAAATCGGCTACATGATGTTTGCGCGTGACCATCTCTTTCGCAATTGGCGTAACAAAGGATGCTTTGAAAGTTTCTGCTCTGGCTCAGGTTTAAGTGAGCGCATGGCAAACTTACGAGGAGAAAATCTTAGTGCAATTGAGATTATTCAAGCCTCACAACAAGGCGATCCTCTGGCTCAATCCTTAGTTGAGGAAATGGCAGATTATCTTGCTATTGGCATTATGAACTTAGTCGCCATTGCAAATCTGGAAAAAGTGGTATTAACAGGCGGGATCACTCGCTCTGCTGACACCTTTTTACCGCGTGTTCAGGCAAATCTAGATAGACATTTATTTGCTAACACCAAAGTGAATATCGAGCTGTCTGAATTATGGGAAAAAGGCCCGCTTTATGGCATTGCCATTCTTGCCTTGGCTACGGTTTATCCATCAATTCAATTTATGCCCGAGATCCAACTGAGATAA
- a CDS encoding MFS transporter: MAKQQKWKVFFLLFVTMFLLGGIQNTKGLILEQVQHDISLNMSQVGSLITFFQIGFLIASLLTGYFTDKKGLKVMMFIGSLMMAVGLTGTSLAFNVMLFFGFYLVIGLGIGSMLVSIVTVIPTFYKEKAGMMFNVSNAMFGVGMIVTPLILQYLFSHSISWRTFYVGVAVIVAVIILVLSTLKIENSAQVDMKFSDFLELLTQKSLLLVILFITLYVAAEAAFLNFFPIFYTSMDIGNMSSAQKAETAAYVISSFAFLFTIGRFIGGFINLALGDRKTLILFSLFSLIAIIVSRIFVQDIVYLFMVFGFALSVLFPTAAAVATKLTSKSGSVMGLIYVASGLGGALAGSLIGQVSESYNVSVGFNLIIVFVALFFIISLFIREQKQ, from the coding sequence ATGGCTAAACAACAAAAATGGAAAGTCTTTTTCCTTCTGTTTGTCACGATGTTTTTACTCGGTGGCATTCAAAATACAAAAGGGCTTATTCTCGAACAAGTTCAACATGATATTTCATTAAATATGAGCCAAGTTGGCTCATTAATTACCTTTTTCCAAATCGGTTTTTTAATTGCCAGTTTATTAACAGGCTATTTTACCGATAAGAAAGGGTTAAAAGTCATGATGTTTATTGGCTCACTGATGATGGCTGTTGGCTTAACAGGAACCAGCCTTGCTTTTAATGTGATGCTATTTTTTGGCTTTTATCTGGTTATTGGATTAGGTATTGGCTCGATGCTTGTCTCTATCGTGACCGTTATTCCGACTTTCTATAAAGAGAAAGCTGGCATGATGTTTAACGTCTCCAATGCAATGTTTGGCGTAGGGATGATTGTCACTCCACTAATTTTACAATATCTATTTTCACACTCTATTTCATGGCGTACTTTTTATGTAGGTGTTGCCGTTATTGTTGCGGTCATTATTCTCGTATTAAGTACATTAAAAATAGAAAACAGCGCACAAGTTGATATGAAATTCAGTGACTTTTTAGAGTTACTGACACAAAAATCGCTATTATTAGTTATCTTATTTATTACGCTGTATGTTGCTGCTGAAGCCGCTTTCTTAAACTTCTTCCCTATCTTCTATACCTCTATGGATATTGGAAATATGAGTAGCGCACAAAAAGCAGAAACCGCCGCTTACGTGATTTCTAGTTTTGCTTTCTTATTTACTATCGGTCGCTTTATTGGTGGCTTTATTAACCTTGCACTGGGTGATCGCAAAACATTGATTTTATTTTCACTGTTCTCGCTTATTGCCATTATTGTTAGCCGTATCTTTGTGCAAGATATTGTTTATCTGTTTATGGTATTTGGTTTTGCATTATCTGTTCTATTTCCAACAGCCGCAGCGGTTGCCACAAAATTAACCAGTAAAAGTGGCTCGGTGATGGGACTTATTTATGTGGCTTCAGGATTGGGCGGTGCATTAGCCGGTTCATTAATCGGTCAGGTTTCAGAAAGCTATAATGTTTCTGTTGGCTTTAACCTAATTATTGTATTCGTCGCTCTCTTCTTTATTATTTCTCTGTTTATTAGAGAACAAAAACAATAA
- a CDS encoding DksA/TraR family C4-type zinc finger protein has product MASGWANDSAVQEQIDATIDDAIARARNQMAHGESAEFCDECGEPISPARQKAVPGVRYCLNCQDAIDKKNNAFSGYNRRGSKDSQLR; this is encoded by the coding sequence ATGGCAAGTGGATGGGCTAATGATAGTGCTGTTCAAGAGCAAATAGATGCCACCATTGATGATGCAATTGCAAGAGCTCGCAACCAAATGGCACATGGTGAAAGTGCAGAGTTTTGTGATGAATGTGGCGAGCCAATCTCTCCAGCTCGGCAAAAAGCCGTTCCTGGTGTACGTTATTGTTTAAACTGCCAAGACGCTATTGATAAAAAGAATAATGCCTTTAGTGGGTATAATCGCCGTGGTAGTAAAGATAGCCAACTCAGATAA
- a CDS encoding pyridoxal phosphate-dependent decarboxylase family protein: protein MKNQDLLGLSSANILNAEFEKKYHDVIAHFFSRDPKYWPIFQDKTIQSITQFRKTTTNDNDQLQRYSNGPQIFERLMADTQIQQHINYPENDPNELLMLVSTLCKNWENPLAVENVIAMPSDPGVYGSILGLMGNPNMVYCEYSGVADALEKVTIKKVAKLVGYDPEVASGVFTQGGTMCNLYGYLFGLRKSMPNSKHLGMAADQDYRIINSQGGHYSNMTNLALLGVDVDNKTIRIKVSEDNTINLEHLERELRACFTVKCKVPTIMLTTGTTDTFGVDDVKGVCELRDRLCEEFEIPVKPHVHVDAAVGWPIIFFLEYDFSSNPLAINDVTLEGLRQNVEKFKHLKYADSITIDFHKWGYVPYTSSLVLVKNGNDFVALENDPENFTYFEHELEGQTHLQSTIECTRSGVGIFGAYSAMHYMGIEGYQTIIAHCLQNANYMRHQLLEMGNAKVIVPQNQGPSVGFKLYDPNLVKDPNVAFDLELTCSTDKEAYDFMVHNTQWHRKLFLQRGRDGLFTNWVDSIACSKYAKNNRYVYLPGEKAVFMNPNTERAHIDNFMKILTEMSQNMSSKKAAKI, encoded by the coding sequence GTGAAAAATCAAGATTTATTAGGTCTATCTTCTGCTAACATTCTAAACGCGGAATTTGAGAAGAAATACCACGACGTTATTGCTCACTTTTTCAGCCGAGATCCGAAGTATTGGCCGATATTTCAGGATAAAACAATCCAATCGATTACACAGTTTAGAAAAACCACAACTAATGATAATGACCAATTACAGCGTTATTCTAATGGGCCACAAATATTTGAACGTTTAATGGCGGATACGCAAATCCAGCAACATATTAATTACCCAGAAAACGATCCTAATGAGCTACTCATGTTAGTTTCAACTCTGTGTAAAAACTGGGAAAATCCATTAGCTGTTGAAAACGTGATTGCAATGCCAAGTGATCCAGGTGTTTATGGTTCAATCTTAGGGTTAATGGGCAACCCTAACATGGTGTATTGCGAATATTCTGGTGTTGCTGATGCATTAGAAAAAGTGACGATAAAAAAAGTCGCTAAATTGGTTGGTTACGATCCTGAAGTTGCCTCAGGTGTGTTCACTCAAGGCGGCACCATGTGTAACTTATATGGTTATCTCTTTGGATTACGCAAATCTATGCCTAATTCTAAACATTTAGGTATGGCAGCAGATCAAGATTATCGCATCATTAACTCCCAAGGCGGTCACTATTCAAACATGACTAACCTTGCACTGTTGGGGGTTGATGTTGATAACAAAACTATCCGTATTAAAGTATCTGAAGATAACACCATTAATTTAGAACACTTAGAGCGTGAGTTAAGAGCGTGCTTTACTGTTAAATGCAAAGTACCCACTATCATGTTAACCACAGGAACAACAGACACCTTTGGTGTGGATGATGTGAAAGGGGTTTGTGAGTTACGTGATCGTTTATGTGAAGAGTTCGAGATCCCTGTTAAGCCTCATGTTCACGTTGATGCCGCTGTGGGCTGGCCTATTATCTTCTTCTTAGAATATGATTTCAGCAGTAATCCACTGGCAATTAATGATGTTACCTTAGAAGGCTTACGTCAGAACGTTGAGAAATTTAAACATCTGAAATATGCCGACTCCATTACTATCGACTTCCATAAATGGGGCTATGTACCTTATACCTCAAGTTTAGTATTGGTGAAAAATGGCAATGACTTCGTGGCACTGGAAAACGATCCAGAAAACTTCACCTATTTTGAGCATGAATTAGAAGGGCAGACTCACTTACAATCTACTATTGAATGTACACGTAGTGGTGTGGGTATCTTTGGTGCTTATTCTGCAATGCACTATATGGGGATTGAAGGTTACCAAACCATTATTGCCCACTGTTTGCAAAACGCGAACTACATGCGCCATCAGTTGTTAGAGATGGGTAATGCGAAAGTGATTGTACCGCAAAACCAAGGCCCAAGTGTTGGTTTTAAACTGTATGATCCAAACCTAGTGAAAGATCCTAATGTTGCTTTTGATTTAGAGTTAACGTGCTCTACAGATAAAGAAGCATATGACTTTATGGTTCATAACACACAGTGGCATAGAAAACTTTTCTTACAACGTGGTAGAGACGGATTATTTACTAACTGGGTAGATTCTATTGCTTGCTCAAAATATGCGAAAAATAACCGTTACGTTTATCTTCCAGGTGAAAAAGCGGTATTTATGAATCCAAATACTGAACGTGCACATATTGACAATTTTATGAAGATTTTAACCGAAATGAGTCAAAATATGAGCTCAAAAAAGGCTGCGAAAATCTAA
- the deoD gene encoding purine-nucleoside phosphorylase, with product MATPHINAEMGDFADVVLMPGDPLRAKYIAETFLQDVRQVNNVRGMLGFTGTYKGRKVSVMGHGMGIPSCSIYAKELITDFGVKVIIRVGSCGAVLPDVELRDVVIGMGACTDSKVNRLRFKDQDFAAIADYQLVQNAVDAAKAKDIKVRVGNIFSADLFYSPDPEMFDVMEKYGILGVEMEAAGIYGVAAEYGAKALTICTVSDHIKKGTQTTAEERQTTFNEMIEIALESVLLLED from the coding sequence ATGGCTACCCCTCATATTAACGCAGAAATGGGCGATTTTGCTGATGTCGTTTTAATGCCGGGCGACCCGCTTCGCGCTAAATACATCGCTGAAACTTTTTTACAAGATGTCCGTCAAGTAAACAATGTTCGTGGTATGTTAGGTTTTACAGGTACGTATAAAGGCCGTAAAGTTTCTGTAATGGGCCACGGTATGGGTATTCCTTCCTGCTCAATTTACGCAAAAGAATTAATTACTGATTTTGGCGTAAAAGTGATTATCCGTGTGGGTTCATGTGGTGCAGTATTACCAGATGTTGAATTACGTGATGTTGTTATCGGTATGGGTGCATGTACAGACTCTAAAGTTAACCGTCTGCGTTTCAAAGACCAAGATTTTGCAGCTATTGCAGATTACCAATTAGTTCAAAATGCTGTTGATGCAGCAAAAGCGAAAGACATTAAAGTTCGCGTAGGTAATATCTTCTCTGCTGATCTGTTCTATTCTCCAGATCCAGAAATGTTTGATGTGATGGAAAAATACGGCATCCTAGGTGTTGAAATGGAAGCTGCAGGTATCTACGGTGTTGCAGCGGAATACGGCGCAAAAGCACTGACTATCTGTACTGTATCTGACCACATCAAAAAAGGTACACAGACTACAGCAGAAGAGCGTCAAACTACCTTTAATGAAATGATTGAAATTGCATTAGAATCTGTTCTGTTACTAGAAGACTAA
- the deoB gene encoding phosphopentomutase: protein MKRVHIMVLDSFGIGAAGDAEKFGDQGSDTLGHIAQAFADGKADKEGRKGPLHLPNLCRLGLGKAAEESTGKFPIGLDKNADIIGAYGYASEISSGKDTPSGHWEIAGVPVLFDWGYFKELKNSFPQELLENIVKRAKLPGYLGNCHASGTVILDELGEEHMKTGKPIFYTSADSVFQIACHEETYGLDELYELCEIARDELNKGDYNIGRVIARPFIGDKPGNFARTGNRHDLAVEPPAPTMLKKLVDEKQGHVVSIGKIADIYANVGITKKVKATGIDALFDATLEEMKLAGDNTIVFTNFVDFDSSYGHRRDVVGYGEALELFDRRLPELMELVKEDDILILTADHGCDPTWPGSDHTREHIPVLVYGPKVKPGSLGHRETFADIGQTVVKYFGLSPVDYGKAMF from the coding sequence ATGAAACGTGTACATATCATGGTATTAGATTCCTTCGGTATCGGTGCTGCTGGTGATGCAGAGAAATTCGGTGACCAAGGTTCAGATACTTTAGGGCATATCGCACAAGCGTTTGCTGACGGTAAAGCAGATAAAGAAGGTCGTAAAGGCCCACTTCATTTGCCAAATCTTTGCCGTTTAGGTTTAGGTAAAGCCGCTGAAGAATCAACAGGTAAATTCCCTATTGGTTTAGATAAAAACGCAGATATCATCGGTGCTTATGGCTACGCGAGTGAAATCTCTTCTGGCAAAGATACTCCGTCAGGCCACTGGGAAATTGCAGGTGTTCCTGTTCTGTTTGATTGGGGATACTTTAAAGAGTTGAAAAACTCATTCCCACAAGAACTGCTAGAAAATATCGTTAAACGTGCAAAATTACCTGGGTACTTAGGCAACTGTCACGCATCTGGTACAGTTATTTTGGATGAGCTTGGCGAAGAACACATGAAAACCGGCAAACCGATTTTCTATACTTCTGCTGACTCTGTATTCCAAATTGCATGTCATGAAGAAACTTACGGTTTAGACGAATTATATGAGCTGTGTGAAATTGCTCGTGATGAACTAAACAAAGGTGATTACAACATTGGTCGTGTTATTGCGCGTCCATTTATTGGTGATAAACCAGGTAACTTCGCCCGTACAGGTAATCGTCATGATTTAGCCGTAGAGCCACCAGCACCAACTATGTTGAAAAAACTGGTTGATGAAAAACAAGGTCATGTTGTTTCTATCGGTAAAATTGCTGATATCTACGCAAACGTAGGTATCACTAAAAAAGTGAAAGCAACAGGTATTGATGCACTGTTTGATGCAACACTTGAAGAAATGAAACTCGCGGGCGATAACACAATCGTTTTCACCAACTTTGTTGACTTCGACTCCTCTTACGGCCACCGTCGTGATGTTGTCGGTTATGGTGAAGCACTGGAATTATTCGACCGTCGCTTACCAGAACTAATGGAACTGGTAAAAGAAGATGACATTCTTATCTTAACAGCAGACCACGGTTGTGACCCAACTTGGCCAGGTTCTGATCATACTCGTGAGCACATTCCTGTTCTGGTTTATGGTCCTAAAGTTAAACCTGGTTCATTAGGTCATCGTGAAACCTTCGCTGATATCGGCCAAACTGTTGTGAAATACTTCGGTTTATCTCCGGTCGATTATGGTAAAGCAATGTTTTAA
- the deoA gene encoding thymidine phosphorylase, which yields MFLAQEIIRKKRDGHPLTEEEIRFFINGVRDNTVSEGQIAALAMTIYFHDMTMPERVALTLAMRDSGTVLNWKSLNLNGPIVDKHSTGGVGDVTSLMLGPMVAACGGYVPMISGRGLGHTGGTLDKLEAIPGFDIFPDDEKFRDIIRNVGVAIIGQTNSLAPADKRFYATRDITATVDSIPLITASILGKKLAEGLDALVMDVKVGSGAFMPTYQKSEELAESIVQVANGAGCQTTALLTDMNEVLASSAGNAVEVREAVQFLTGEYRNPRLFEVTMALCVEMLVSGRLADDRQQARQKLQDVLDNGKAAEVFGRMVAAQKGPSDFVENYNKYLPTAVLSKPVFAEKAGFITEMDTRALGMSVVTLGGGRRKATDAIDYSVGLSDIVALGAEINTDTPLAMIHANSEKSWQEAAAEVRKAMVIGDSKREASPMVYRQISE from the coding sequence GTGTTTCTTGCCCAAGAGATTATTCGTAAAAAACGTGATGGTCATCCTTTAACAGAGGAAGAAATTCGTTTTTTCATTAACGGTGTCAGAGATAATACTGTTTCTGAAGGTCAAATTGCTGCATTAGCAATGACTATTTATTTCCACGATATGACGATGCCTGAGCGTGTTGCTCTGACATTAGCTATGCGTGATTCCGGTACAGTACTGAACTGGAAAAGCCTAAATTTAAACGGTCCAATTGTTGATAAACACTCAACAGGTGGTGTGGGTGATGTCACTTCACTGATGTTAGGGCCAATGGTTGCCGCGTGTGGCGGTTATGTTCCTATGATTTCAGGTCGTGGATTAGGTCATACAGGTGGAACATTAGATAAACTCGAAGCTATTCCAGGTTTCGATATCTTCCCTGATGATGAGAAATTCCGCGATATTATTCGTAACGTGGGTGTTGCTATTATCGGACAGACTAATTCATTAGCACCTGCTGATAAACGCTTTTATGCTACCCGTGATATTACTGCTACAGTTGATTCAATCCCTCTTATCACAGCCTCTATTCTAGGTAAAAAATTAGCTGAAGGCTTAGATGCATTAGTGATGGACGTTAAAGTGGGATCGGGTGCCTTTATGCCGACTTATCAGAAATCTGAAGAGCTGGCTGAGTCTATTGTTCAAGTAGCAAATGGCGCAGGCTGTCAAACTACAGCACTGTTAACGGATATGAATGAAGTTCTAGCTTCTAGCGCAGGTAATGCTGTCGAAGTTCGTGAAGCCGTTCAATTCTTAACTGGTGAATACCGTAATCCACGTCTATTTGAAGTTACTATGGCGCTGTGTGTTGAAATGTTAGTATCAGGCCGTTTAGCGGATGATCGTCAACAGGCTCGTCAAAAACTGCAAGATGTGTTGGATAACGGTAAAGCGGCAGAAGTCTTTGGTCGTATGGTTGCAGCACAGAAAGGCCCATCTGATTTTGTTGAAAACTACAATAAATACCTGCCAACTGCGGTATTAAGTAAACCTGTATTTGCTGAGAAAGCTGGGTTTATCACAGAAATGGATACGCGTGCATTAGGTATGTCTGTTGTGACATTAGGTGGTGGTCGTCGTAAAGCCACTGATGCAATTGATTATAGTGTGGGATTAAGCGACATCGTAGCGCTTGGTGCTGAAATCAATACAGACACTCCGTTAGCGATGATCCATGCTAACAGTGAAAAATCATGGCAAGAAGCTGCGGCTGAAGTCCGTAAAGCGATGGTAATTGGTGATAGCAAACGTGAAGCCTCACCAATGGTGTACCGTCAAATCAGCGAATAA